The Phyllobacterium zundukense genome contains the following window.
GGTTGCAGCGCTGACCAAGGCGCTCATTCACCGGGGTAGTGTTCCCATAGTGATCAACACCGGCCGCACCGAAGAAGAACTCGTTGCGGCACAAAAGACGCTTTTTGGTTATCGCGCAGAAGCGACCATTATCCTCTCCGGTTCACCGCCCTCGTCTTTCGTTGATCTAGCCCGCCGCAATGGCCAGCCATTGATCGTTCTTGGCCGCTCGGAAACGGGAGCAGATGATGTCAATATCGACAATGAAGGCGCCGGCCGCGAGGCGGCCCGGTTTTTTCTCGCCGATGGCACAAAGAAGTTGGGCTTTGCCGGTGCGCTGCCGGGCACACCCACGACGATCGAACGCGAGTACGGGTTCCGGCTGGAAGCGGAGCTCCATGGTGCTACTGTCCTGACCGGAAATGGTAAGAATTCGGACTATGCGGGCGGGCAGGAAGCCGCTCAGCAGCTTTTCGCTGTTGAAAGCGACCGCCCTGATGCCGTGTTCTGCGCCAATGATCTTGTGGCATTTGGCTTGATTGATTATGTGCGGAAACACACAAAACTTTCGATCCCGGAAGATCTTTCCATTGTCGGATTCGATGATATTCCGGAGGCGTCATGGGATGCCTACAATCTCACGACCTTTCAGCAGGACGCGAGCACTATGGCGGCGCATGCAGTGGCACTTCTCGATCGCCGCCAGGCGGAACCTGACCGCCCGCCTGCTCATGAACGCTTGAATACACGTCTTATCCTGCGCGGCAGCGCGCGTATTCCCGGGTCGTACAAATCCTAGAAAAACTCCTGGAACTTCCTGCATGAAAATTATCCAAGTGACTGATCTGCATCTGGTGAAGCCGGGCGCAACCCTGTGTGGCCTTGATCCCCTGGCGCGTTTGCAGGCGTGCATCACCGACATCAACCAAAATCACGGCGATGCCGAACTGGTAATCTTTACCGGCGATCTGAGTGACACTGGTGAGGAGATTACCTATCGGGTTCTGGCGGATGAACTCATGAAATTGCGCCCGCCTTTCCGTCTGATGCTCGGCAATCATGACGATCGCAATGCTTTTCTTAACGTCTTTGACGCCGTCCGTGCCGAGGAAGGCTTCGTCCAGAGTGTGGAAGACACCCGCGAAGGCAGGCTGATCATGCTGGATACGCAGGTTCCTGGGCGGCCAGAAGGTCGTCTGGATGAAACGCGATTGCGCTGGCTGCAGCAGCGCCTTATGGAGGCCAGGGGCCGTCCGGTGTTTCTGTTCTCACACCACCCGCCCTTTCCTATTTACATGCCGCTTTTGGACCGCATGGGCATCGTCGAAGCGGATGCGCTCCACCCGCTCCTGAAGGAATATGGCAATGTCCGGCATATTTTTGCCGGCCATGCACACCGGCCGATCGCGGGGAGTTGGCGGGGCATTCCTGTCAGCGTCCTGCGCGGCACCAACCATCAGTCGGCACTGGATTTTTCGCCGGATAGAATTGCGGTTACGCACGAGCCGCCAGCCTATGCCGTGATTTTTATCGATGAGGAGAGCGTGGTTGCGCACTTTCACGATTTTCTTGATCGAACGGCGGCGTATCGCTGATGCACTCGGTCGACTGTAATTAATCGCGCGGCTTAGCCTTGTCGCTTTGATAGGCGCGGATGTGTTCTGAGGGAACGACGGAATACGTTTTGCGATAGAGCTTGGAAAACCGGCCGGGATTCGAAAAGTGGAGCTTGGCCGCCAGTTCCCTCACGGATGTTGCTTTCCCGCTGTAAATGATTTCATGGGCTGCAGCAATGCGGCTATTGAGAAGGACCTGGATCGGCGTGGCACCGCGGTATTTGCGAAACAGGCGCTGCAAGGCGCGGATATTGACGCCCGCGGCATTTGCGATGTCTGAAATGCTGACGAAATTGCAAATGTTATTTCGGATGAACTCTTCGGCCAGAGCCAATTGCTGCAGGGGGTCGCGCGAAAATCCTGGCCTGTTGTTGAGCGTATATTGGACAGGGATCGTGTTCGCGCGCGCACTCGATTCTTCGGCGCTGGGGATTCTCTGTCTGAAACTGTGAGCCGTATCATCTGCCATTGTGAAATACCTGATCGAGTGTTGAAGATCCAAACCGGGGTAGAATACAATCTGGCGTAGAAGAATTGTAGGCGTAAAACGTAGGATTGCATAACTTAATACGTCAGAGTCAAGGATTTGAAAATTGAACCTTAGTGTTATGTCCGCAAGCAAGCGGTGTTGACAGCTGTCAACCCAGCAGTTGGGCTCACCAAGAGGCAAGCCCGCTGTTTCTTTTGGAGACGCGTTGACAGCTGGCAACGACATCTCTCAGAAGGTTAAGACGCTTCTATTTAATTCATCGTTTGTAAACCACATTTCCATACAGTTTGAACGATTGCCAATATTTGTAAGCGAGTACGAAATTGTCCCAGCGTAAACAGGCATCCACGACCAAACAGCCAATCCCGGCGATCTCTCGGCGCCACCTCCTGTCGGGTGCCGGGTCCATGGCCGTACTCGGAATAGCGGGCTGCACCCAAACGGCATTCGAACTGCCAACTATGGAAATAGACGCGATGCCGACCAGCGGCATACGGCCGCAAATCAGTATTGATAAATCCGTCACTGTCCCAGATGTTATGTACGCCGCCGTGCAGGAGGGGCCGTACTCGCTCCCCGCAGTTCCATATCAGAAGGTCCCAGTTCAGTTTCGGCGTCAAATAGTTGTCGATCCCACAGGCGAGCAGCCGGGTACGATTGTCGTCCGCCTGCAGGAGCGTTTTCTTTACCTGGTCCAACCCGGCGGTGATGCCATTCGTTATGGCGTCGGGATCGGCAAAGACGGCTTCCTTTGGAGCGGGCGCGCCAATATCCAGTATAAGAAAGAATGGCCACGGTGGACGCCGCCACGCGAAATGATTCAGCGCAAGCCGGAATTGGCCAAATATCAGAATGGCATGGACCCGGGTCCACAAAATCCTCTGGGAGCAAGGGCTCTCTACATTTTCAAGGACGGCGTCGATACCGGCTATCGGATTCACGGATCGCCGGAATGGTGGTCGATCGGACAGTCGATGTCATCCGGCTGCGTGCGCTTGATCAATCAGGACATTATTGATCTTTATAGTCGGGTCCCCGGAAAAGCGACGGTCGTGGTTGGCTAGACGCTCCAAATGCGTTACTAATTCAAAGCAGTCCCTCAAAATGATTCATCCGGTGTTGCCGCCGGGATCCAGCAACTCCCCAACGGAAGCTAAATTGTATATAGCGTCTGTTTAATCAATCGTTTACCATAATTTCAATGGTTTATGATTCTGGTGAGTTATCCTTCAATGATCTACTTCAACCCGTCGTTGCTGCCGAAGATGCGTTGGCGCGACTTGATGACAGGGTTGGTCGCAAGAATGATCTCGGCGAAACGAATGGACGCCGGACGC
Protein-coding sequences here:
- a CDS encoding phosphodiesterase, with product MKIIQVTDLHLVKPGATLCGLDPLARLQACITDINQNHGDAELVIFTGDLSDTGEEITYRVLADELMKLRPPFRLMLGNHDDRNAFLNVFDAVRAEEGFVQSVEDTREGRLIMLDTQVPGRPEGRLDETRLRWLQQRLMEARGRPVFLFSHHPPFPIYMPLLDRMGIVEADALHPLLKEYGNVRHIFAGHAHRPIAGSWRGIPVSVLRGTNHQSALDFSPDRIAVTHEPPAYAVIFIDEESVVAHFHDFLDRTAAYR
- a CDS encoding LacI family DNA-binding transcriptional regulator — its product is MKSKNKHASNDDKQYVSALQVAKHAGVSRSAVSRAFTPGASVSAKKREKIMEAAEALGYQVNDLARGLLARRSRLVGLVVTNPELGYRSHLVAALTKALIHRGSVPIVINTGRTEEELVAAQKTLFGYRAEATIILSGSPPSSFVDLARRNGQPLIVLGRSETGADDVNIDNEGAGREAARFFLADGTKKLGFAGALPGTPTTIEREYGFRLEAELHGATVLTGNGKNSDYAGGQEAAQQLFAVESDRPDAVFCANDLVAFGLIDYVRKHTKLSIPEDLSIVGFDDIPEASWDAYNLTTFQQDASTMAAHAVALLDRRQAEPDRPPAHERLNTRLILRGSARIPGSYKS
- a CDS encoding helix-turn-helix transcriptional regulator; protein product: MPAVNASPKETAGLPLGEPNCWVDSCQHRLLADITLRFNFQILDSDVLSYAILRFTPTILLRQIVFYPGLDLQHSIRYFTMADDTAHSFRQRIPSAEESSARANTIPVQYTLNNRPGFSRDPLQQLALAEEFIRNNICNFVSISDIANAAGVNIRALQRLFRKYRGATPIQVLLNSRIAAAHEIIYSGKATSVRELAAKLHFSNPGRFSKLYRKTYSVVPSEHIRAYQSDKAKPRD
- a CDS encoding L,D-transpeptidase, whose protein sequence is MAVLGIAGCTQTAFELPTMEIDAMPTSGIRPQISIDKSVTVPDVMYAAVQEGPYSLPAVPYQKVPVQFRRQIVVDPTGEQPGTIVVRLQERFLYLVQPGGDAIRYGVGIGKDGFLWSGRANIQYKKEWPRWTPPREMIQRKPELAKYQNGMDPGPQNPLGARALYIFKDGVDTGYRIHGSPEWWSIGQSMSSGCVRLINQDIIDLYSRVPGKATVVVG